In Pseudomonas rhizosphaerae, one DNA window encodes the following:
- a CDS encoding sterol desaturase family protein: MILNSLVFFITLAAMEGVAYLAHKYLMHGWGWGWHRSHHEPRTGWFEKNDLYAVVFAGLAIVLIALGTQGLHPLEWIGAGMTAYGALYFVVHDGLVHRRWPFHLVPRRGYLKRLYQAHLMHHAVEGKDRCVSFGFLFAPSTTRLRAQLRTLHQGPLRKADEADSTAAASASATAASER; this comes from the coding sequence GTGATCCTCAATAGTCTGGTTTTCTTCATCACGCTGGCGGCCATGGAAGGCGTTGCCTACCTGGCCCACAAATACCTCATGCATGGTTGGGGCTGGGGCTGGCACCGTTCCCACCACGAGCCGCGCACCGGCTGGTTCGAGAAGAACGACCTGTATGCGGTGGTGTTCGCGGGGCTGGCGATCGTGCTGATTGCCCTGGGCACTCAGGGCCTGCATCCGCTGGAATGGATCGGCGCTGGCATGACCGCCTACGGCGCGTTGTACTTCGTCGTCCACGATGGCCTGGTGCATCGGCGCTGGCCATTCCATCTGGTGCCGCGCCGCGGTTACCTCAAGCGCCTCTACCAGGCGCACCTGATGCACCACGCGGTCGAGGGCAAGGACCGCTGCGTGTCTTTCGGCTTCCTGTTCGCGCCCTCTACGACGCGCCTGCGCGCTCAGTTGCGGACGCTGCACCAAGGGCCTCTGCGCAAGGCGGACGAGGCCGATTCCACAGCTGCGGCGAGCGCGTCGGCCACCGCTGCCAGCGAGCGCTGA
- a CDS encoding TonB-dependent receptor family protein: MPQLSALRLRVRGRLYCLAFCPAPRSLGWPALSLAALFGVPSGAQAAQVMELQAVEVNEARLTELDEASLALRSVPGATNVIDTATTGRRRLSGNEDLFSNQAGIYARAANNEGAKISIRGSGINRGPGAHSSGLYQMFDGLPLTGPGGTPYELLEPLWLSRVEVLRGANGFDRGALALGGAINYVTHTGYDAAKLQLRYEVGSHGYSKRQISSGQVLGDADYYFSVTDSSYDGFQDQSAGGSRGAAGNFGYRFSPQLETRFYFRYRETDNDTPGRLTRAQIAHDPRAANVLNLARDSKRIQPGSIWLANKTTWHLDDDARLEAGLVYHDYPMDLREGTNRMKVAYTDVSGTLNYVRQDILFGHASKTTLGWRSTQALPNSGVSEFVRVPVGNTAGYAPGTRTRDYSYQGSDHTVYVSNELELVPDLWLTTGLAALYTRRETEVSYPVTNDRVSQHAWDYAPRLGLRYDYSEQLQVFGNLSRSVEPPHPWSMIWGSNRYFAPGSGAATGLQSNGVELDNQSATTLELGGRGDAWFGKWDLAWYYSQVRHELLSVETQAATATTSQVIGEANASPTVHQGVELALDSPLWDGHQAGRLGLRQTYTYSDFHYRDDARFGDNRLPGLPEHYYQAELRYDHPSGVYTGLNVQHASRIAVDYANSYHAAPYTLFGASLGYAAPDDTWQTWLDVRNLTNKRYASTVTPGYDDQGRDVARSTPGDGLGVYAGVSWTLR; the protein is encoded by the coding sequence ATGCCGCAACTGTCTGCGCTCCGTCTTCGCGTCCGGGGCCGTCTGTACTGCCTCGCTTTCTGCCCCGCGCCGCGTTCCCTGGGTTGGCCTGCACTGAGCCTGGCCGCGCTGTTCGGTGTGCCCTCCGGCGCCCAGGCCGCACAGGTCATGGAGTTGCAGGCCGTGGAAGTCAACGAGGCGCGCCTGACCGAGCTGGACGAAGCCAGCCTGGCATTGCGCTCGGTACCGGGTGCCACCAATGTGATCGACACCGCCACGACCGGGCGCAGGCGGCTGTCTGGCAACGAGGATCTGTTCAGCAACCAGGCGGGCATCTATGCCCGCGCCGCCAATAACGAAGGTGCGAAGATTTCCATCCGTGGCTCGGGTATCAACCGCGGGCCGGGGGCGCATTCGTCGGGGCTGTACCAGATGTTCGATGGGCTGCCGCTGACCGGTCCCGGCGGCACACCTTATGAACTGCTCGAACCGCTGTGGCTGAGCCGGGTGGAAGTGCTGCGCGGAGCCAATGGTTTCGATCGCGGCGCGCTGGCCCTGGGCGGCGCCATCAACTATGTCACCCACACCGGCTACGATGCGGCCAAGTTGCAGCTGCGCTACGAGGTCGGCAGCCATGGCTACAGCAAGCGACAGATCAGCTCTGGCCAGGTGCTGGGCGATGCCGATTACTACTTCAGCGTGACCGATTCCAGCTACGACGGTTTTCAGGACCAAAGCGCCGGGGGCAGCCGAGGGGCTGCGGGCAACTTCGGTTACCGGTTCAGTCCGCAACTGGAAACGCGCTTCTATTTCCGCTATCGCGAAACCGACAACGACACGCCGGGCCGATTGACCCGCGCGCAGATCGCCCACGACCCACGTGCGGCAAACGTCCTGAACCTGGCGCGCGACTCCAAGCGCATCCAGCCGGGCAGTATCTGGCTGGCCAACAAGACCACCTGGCACCTGGACGACGACGCCCGCCTGGAAGCCGGTCTGGTCTATCACGATTACCCGATGGACCTGCGCGAAGGCACCAACCGCATGAAGGTCGCCTACACGGACGTCAGTGGCACCTTGAACTACGTGCGTCAGGATATCCTGTTCGGCCACGCCAGCAAGACTACCCTGGGTTGGCGCAGCACCCAGGCGTTGCCCAACTCCGGGGTGTCGGAGTTCGTCCGCGTGCCGGTCGGCAACACGGCCGGGTATGCCCCTGGCACGCGTACCCGCGACTACAGCTATCAAGGCTCTGACCATACGGTGTATGTCAGCAACGAGCTGGAGCTGGTGCCGGACCTTTGGCTGACCACCGGCCTGGCCGCGCTGTACACACGTCGCGAGACGGAAGTCAGCTACCCGGTGACCAACGACCGAGTCAGCCAGCATGCCTGGGACTACGCGCCACGCTTGGGCCTGCGCTACGACTATAGCGAGCAGTTGCAGGTGTTCGGCAACCTCAGCCGTTCAGTGGAGCCGCCCCATCCGTGGTCGATGATCTGGGGCTCCAACCGTTACTTCGCACCCGGCAGCGGCGCGGCCACTGGCTTGCAGAGCAACGGGGTCGAGCTCGACAACCAGAGTGCAACCACCCTGGAGCTGGGAGGGCGAGGGGACGCCTGGTTCGGGAAATGGGACCTGGCCTGGTATTACTCGCAAGTCCGCCACGAACTGCTCAGCGTCGAGACACAAGCGGCCACGGCCACCACTTCGCAGGTGATCGGCGAGGCGAATGCCAGCCCGACGGTTCACCAGGGCGTGGAACTGGCGTTGGACAGCCCCTTGTGGGACGGCCACCAGGCCGGTCGCCTGGGCCTGCGACAGACCTACACCTACAGCGATTTTCACTACCGTGACGACGCGCGCTTCGGCGATAACCGCCTGCCGGGTCTGCCCGAGCACTACTACCAGGCCGAACTGCGCTACGACCACCCGAGCGGCGTCTACACCGGCCTCAATGTGCAGCATGCCTCGCGCATCGCCGTGGACTACGCCAACTCCTATCATGCGGCGCCTTATACGCTGTTCGGCGCCAGCCTTGGCTACGCCGCGCCCGATGACACGTGGCAGACCTGGCTGGACGTGCGCAACCTCACCAACAAGCGCTATGCGAGCACGGTAACCCCTGGCTACGACGATCAGGGCCGCGACGTGGCGCGCTCGACCCCGGGCGATGGCCTGGGTGTCTATGCCGGCGTCTCGTGGACGCTGCGCTGA
- a CDS encoding DUF6555 family protein: MPNPTLYIIDYRLHGAEKSFIIRLPTLNNADAWHWASCDAGVGVIPKFGRERVQKVSKPKAEQYGITDVRWRPSGQQAREELGIEAAH; this comes from the coding sequence ATGCCGAACCCAACGCTGTACATCATTGACTACCGGCTCCATGGAGCGGAAAAGTCGTTCATCATTCGTTTACCCACCCTGAACAATGCCGATGCCTGGCATTGGGCGAGCTGCGACGCGGGAGTCGGTGTCATTCCCAAGTTCGGCCGCGAGCGGGTGCAGAAAGTCAGTAAGCCCAAAGCCGAGCAGTATGGGATTACCGATGTGCGCTGGAGGCCGTCCGGGCAACAGGCGCGTGAAGAACTGGGGATTGAAGCCGCGCATTGA
- a CDS encoding sensor domain-containing diguanylate cyclase, whose protein sequence is MPGRNPTNATSDTSGEPLSPRSGRSTALFRLTVTFIVLVIFTFTSVEGWRAWRDYQQAFASARDSATNLARATAQHAEDAIRQVDVLTDALAERVQGDGLENMNVPRIHTLMQQQARIMPQLHGLFIYDATGQWVVTDKTGTPEAANNADRDYFNYHRTHTDPNVRISDVVRSRSTDEYILPISRRLNNPDGSFAGVLLGTIRVSYFVDYYGDFKIDDRGALVLALRNGRILVRRPFLAQVLGKSLEDSEIFKRYLPVADEGVAEVKAVVDDTYRLYAYRALSSYPLVVEAGLSRESYIGPWRRDLFKTGLVLLVLIAGLTGFGIIVLRQLRERIAIEEELRQAHQAMRDMALTDSLSGLGNRRRLDMSLGDEIGRARRQRSWVALIMLDVDYFKRYNDRYGHAAGDRCLRQVADAIVQVLKRPTDLAVRYGGEEFTVLLPGTDLDGASVVAEAILQTLRDLDIEHLDHPAGHVTVSAGVTAAQPAVEWVTAAQMLITADACLYTAKHKGRDRWHACATQSGM, encoded by the coding sequence ATGCCAGGACGCAACCCTACAAACGCCACGAGCGATACATCCGGCGAGCCGCTGTCGCCACGCTCTGGGCGCAGTACTGCCCTCTTTCGCCTTACCGTCACGTTCATCGTGCTGGTCATCTTCACGTTCACCAGCGTCGAAGGCTGGCGCGCCTGGCGCGACTACCAGCAGGCCTTCGCCAGCGCCCGCGACTCGGCCACCAACCTGGCACGCGCCACTGCCCAGCATGCCGAAGACGCCATCCGCCAGGTCGACGTGCTTACCGATGCACTGGCCGAGCGGGTCCAGGGCGATGGCCTGGAGAACATGAACGTACCGCGCATTCACACGCTGATGCAGCAACAGGCGCGCATCATGCCGCAGTTGCATGGGCTGTTCATCTACGATGCCACCGGACAATGGGTGGTCACCGACAAGACCGGTACGCCGGAGGCAGCCAACAATGCCGACCGCGACTATTTCAACTACCACCGCACTCACACCGATCCGAACGTGCGCATCAGCGATGTGGTGCGCAGCCGCTCCACGGACGAATACATCCTGCCCATCTCGCGCCGTCTGAACAACCCCGACGGCAGTTTCGCCGGGGTGCTGCTGGGCACGATTCGGGTCAGCTACTTCGTCGATTATTACGGCGATTTCAAGATCGACGATCGCGGCGCCCTGGTGCTGGCTTTGCGCAACGGACGGATCCTGGTGCGTCGGCCGTTTCTCGCGCAGGTCCTGGGCAAATCCCTGGAAGACAGCGAAATCTTCAAGCGCTATCTACCGGTTGCCGACGAAGGCGTAGCCGAGGTCAAGGCAGTGGTCGACGACACCTATCGTCTGTATGCCTACCGGGCGCTGAGCAGTTACCCGTTGGTGGTGGAAGCCGGCTTGTCGCGTGAATCCTACATCGGCCCCTGGCGCCGGGACTTGTTCAAAACCGGTCTGGTGCTGCTGGTGCTGATTGCCGGCCTGACGGGCTTCGGCATCATCGTGCTCAGGCAATTGCGCGAACGCATCGCCATCGAAGAAGAACTGCGCCAGGCGCACCAGGCCATGCGTGACATGGCCCTGACCGACAGCCTCAGCGGACTGGGCAATCGGCGTCGGCTGGACATGAGCCTGGGCGACGAGATCGGTCGGGCTCGACGCCAGCGCAGTTGGGTAGCGCTGATCATGCTCGATGTCGACTACTTCAAGCGTTACAACGACCGCTATGGCCATGCCGCCGGCGACCGTTGCCTGCGCCAGGTGGCGGACGCGATCGTCCAGGTGCTCAAGCGCCCCACCGACCTAGCCGTGCGCTACGGCGGCGAAGAATTCACGGTGCTGCTGCCTGGTACCGACCTGGACGGTGCGAGTGTGGTCGCCGAGGCGATTCTGCAGACCCTGCGCGACCTCGACATCGAACACCTCGACCATCCGGCCGGACACGTCACCGTCAGTGCCGGCGTCACCGCTGCACAACCCGCGGTGGAGTGGGTCACAGCAGCGCAGATGCTCATCACCGCCGACGCCTGCCTGTACACCGCCAAGCACAAAGGACGCGATCGGTGGCATGCCTGCGCCACTCAGAGTGGAATGTGA
- a CDS encoding zinc-dependent alcohol dehydrogenase, with the protein MRALTYHGAHDVKVDTVPDPELQDADDIILRVTATAICGSDLHLYRGKIPTVEHGDIFGHEFMGVVEEVGTGVTAVSPGDRVVIPFVIACGSCFFCNIDLFAACETTNTGRGAILNKKSIPAGAALFGFSHLYGGVPGGQAEYVRVPKANTGPFKVPGTLSDEKVLFLSDILPTAFQAVKNTEIGKGSSIAIYGAGPVGLLCAAVARMLGAERIFMVDHHPYRLAYAQQAYGVIPINFDEDDDPADTIIRQTPGSRGVDGVVDAVGFEAKGSTTETVLAALKLEGSSGKALRQCIAAVRRGGVVSVPGVYAGFIHGFLFGDAFDKGLTFRMGQTHVQRYLPELLEHIEAGRLTPETIITHRMSLEQAAEGYKIFDKKQEDCRKVILTPGSPTIEAPVIETTAGVIPAL; encoded by the coding sequence ATGAGAGCACTTACCTACCACGGCGCTCACGACGTCAAAGTCGACACGGTTCCCGATCCAGAGCTTCAGGACGCCGACGACATCATCCTGCGCGTCACCGCCACCGCCATCTGCGGCTCGGACCTGCACTTGTACCGAGGCAAGATCCCCACGGTCGAACACGGCGACATCTTCGGCCATGAATTCATGGGCGTCGTCGAGGAAGTCGGTACCGGCGTCACCGCAGTCAGCCCGGGCGACCGTGTAGTGATCCCGTTCGTCATCGCCTGCGGCAGCTGCTTCTTCTGCAACATCGATTTGTTCGCCGCGTGCGAGACCACCAACACCGGCCGCGGCGCGATCCTGAACAAGAAATCGATTCCGGCAGGCGCGGCGTTGTTCGGCTTCAGCCACCTGTATGGCGGTGTCCCCGGCGGGCAGGCCGAGTACGTGCGCGTGCCCAAGGCCAACACCGGCCCGTTCAAAGTACCAGGCACCCTGTCGGATGAAAAAGTGCTGTTTCTGTCGGACATTCTGCCCACTGCCTTCCAGGCCGTGAAGAACACCGAGATCGGCAAAGGTTCGAGCATCGCCATCTACGGTGCCGGCCCAGTCGGTCTGTTGTGCGCCGCCGTGGCACGGATGCTGGGCGCCGAGCGCATCTTCATGGTCGATCACCATCCCTACCGTCTGGCCTACGCACAACAGGCCTACGGGGTGATCCCGATCAACTTCGATGAAGACGACGACCCGGCCGACACCATCATCCGCCAGACCCCAGGTTCGCGCGGTGTGGATGGCGTGGTGGATGCGGTTGGTTTCGAAGCCAAGGGCAGCACCACCGAAACCGTGCTGGCCGCACTGAAGCTCGAAGGCAGCAGCGGCAAGGCACTGCGCCAGTGCATCGCAGCCGTGCGCCGTGGCGGCGTGGTCAGCGTGCCCGGCGTGTACGCCGGTTTCATCCATGGCTTCCTGTTTGGCGATGCGTTCGACAAGGGCCTGACCTTCCGCATGGGCCAGACCCACGTCCAGCGCTACCTGCCAGAGCTGCTCGAACACATCGAAGCGGGCCGCCTGACGCCCGAGACGATCATCACCCACCGCATGTCGCTGGAGCAGGCAGCCGAAGGCTACAAGATCTTCGACAAGAAGCAGGAGGACTGCCGCAAGGTCATTCTCACCCCAGGCTCGCCGACCATCGAAGCGCCGGTCATCGAAACGACCGCAGGGGTCATTCCCGCGCTCTGA
- a CDS encoding GGDEF domain-containing protein → MLIKRRPSLAGFIGLALGLIAFSAFSLLRSEIQRQETRFSEYVQSIASNVRNQLDTNDAVLAGFAAFLQAVKQSDTDAAARYGAAVLAAYPHIYMLEVARSVPQDEQCDFAALLRRTWLPDFQLKDFSPPAPIVDNAQKGLSDTWPILFMSPQVPEANVIYGVRLETVPYLSNALMRIHQSPLPVVTPVFALHEGGNAYILMKSVSRPEEDSQHALPNFFGSTMVAMLVIKTDALLGAIVRHNSDSRVAVTAQLHSDDRDTQVEAMEAVQSRWWDELLLPRLSDSVFVNSPTQPVSLTFQRQLGLSDVLGPEVLVILVVLLGSLVLVPLVLVRHFSAIDAAALEHERSAFLATHDVLTQLPNRYLLADRFVQALSQWTEQGIPFAVMLIDLDHFKQINDERGHAVGDQVLQTLARRMRETVRDYDTVARYGGDEFVALVSDLANPDSVILKAQQLLKSIQQPITTSVGPLSLSGSIGISLCPVHGEDLDTLLKAADQAMYQVKLEGRQGVAMAGAV, encoded by the coding sequence ATGTTGATCAAACGCCGACCATCGCTTGCAGGGTTCATCGGCCTGGCGCTCGGTTTGATCGCATTTTCGGCGTTTTCGCTGCTGCGCTCGGAAATCCAGCGACAGGAAACCCGCTTTTCGGAATACGTGCAAAGCATCGCCAGCAACGTGCGCAACCAGCTCGACACCAACGATGCGGTGCTGGCCGGCTTCGCCGCGTTTCTTCAGGCAGTCAAGCAGAGCGACACCGATGCAGCCGCGCGTTACGGTGCTGCGGTGCTGGCCGCCTATCCGCATATCTACATGCTGGAAGTGGCGCGCAGTGTGCCGCAGGACGAACAGTGCGACTTTGCAGCATTGCTGCGGCGCACCTGGCTACCGGATTTCCAGCTGAAGGATTTCTCGCCACCGGCACCCATCGTCGATAACGCCCAGAAGGGGCTGAGTGACACGTGGCCGATCCTCTTCATGTCGCCACAGGTGCCGGAGGCCAATGTGATCTATGGCGTGAGGCTGGAAACCGTCCCGTATCTGAGTAACGCTTTGATGCGTATTCATCAGAGCCCATTGCCGGTAGTAACGCCGGTTTTTGCGCTGCATGAAGGTGGCAATGCCTACATTCTGATGAAGTCGGTATCGCGGCCCGAAGAAGACAGCCAGCACGCGCTGCCGAACTTTTTCGGCAGTACCATGGTCGCCATGCTGGTGATCAAGACCGACGCACTGCTGGGCGCGATCGTGCGGCATAACAGCGACTCGCGCGTAGCGGTGACCGCGCAACTGCACAGCGATGATCGCGACACTCAGGTCGAAGCGATGGAGGCGGTGCAAAGCCGTTGGTGGGACGAGTTGCTCTTGCCGCGGCTGAGCGACAGCGTGTTCGTGAACAGTCCGACGCAACCTGTGTCGTTGACCTTCCAGCGGCAGCTGGGCCTCAGTGACGTGCTGGGTCCGGAGGTGCTGGTGATCCTGGTGGTGCTGCTGGGGAGTCTGGTGCTGGTACCGCTGGTACTGGTCAGGCACTTCTCGGCGATCGACGCGGCCGCGCTCGAACACGAGCGCTCGGCGTTCCTGGCTACCCACGATGTATTGACGCAACTGCCCAACCGCTACCTGCTAGCGGATCGCTTCGTCCAGGCGCTGAGCCAATGGACCGAGCAGGGCATTCCCTTTGCGGTGATGTTGATCGACCTCGACCACTTCAAGCAGATCAACGATGAACGAGGTCATGCGGTGGGTGATCAGGTCTTGCAGACCTTGGCCAGACGCATGCGCGAGACTGTCCGGGACTACGACACCGTGGCGCGGTACGGCGGCGACGAGTTCGTGGCACTGGTCTCGGACCTGGCCAATCCGGACAGCGTGATACTCAAGGCGCAGCAGTTGCTGAAGTCAATCCAGCAGCCGATCACGACCAGCGTAGGTCCGTTGTCGCTGTCGGGCAGCATCGGCATTTCTCTATGCCCCGTGCACGGCGAAGACCTCGACACGCTGCTCAAGGCGGCCGATCAGGCGATGTATCAGGTCAAGCTGGAAGGTCGTCAAGGCGTGGCCATGGCTGGCGCGGTCTGA
- the glgX gene encoding glycogen debranching protein GlgX produces the protein MSDQSMNDSASSQERPASRVSEGLPYPLGATWDGSGVNFAIFSANATKVELCLFDADGVEELERIALPEFTNEIWHGYLPDARPGTLYGYRVHGPYDPANGHRFNANKLLIDPYAKQISGELKWDDALFGYIVGHEDGDLSFDERDSAPFMPRCRVIDPAFTWGSTAKPNVPWEKTIFYETHVRGFTMRHPSVRESERGTFAAFHENDVVEYIRTLGVTSVELMPVHYFLDDNHLLEKGLHNFWGYNTLGFFAPHARYMAGSSIGEFKVMVSRFHKAGLEVILDVVYNHTAEGNEMGPTLSLKGIDNANYYRLMPDDARYYINDTGTGNTLNMSHPCVLQMVTDSLRYWSSEMGVDGFRFDLATILGREAHGFSEGGGFLDACRQDPVLAKVKLVAEPWDCGPGGYQVGNFPPGWMEWNDKFRDISRAFWKGDDEMLGDFAKIFLGSGDQFNRRGRKPASSVNFITAHDGFTLNDLVSYNEKHNEANGEDNRDGHSDNRSWNCGVEGPTDDPEIVALRYRQMRNLLATLFLAQGTPMLLAGDEFARTQGGSNNAYCQDSEIGWVDWNISEQSGELQDFVKYLIELRNRYPLLRRNRFFTGAYDESLGIKDVSWIQPNGSEMGVEQWQDGSNRCMGILLDGRTQSSGIRRAGVDHSLLIVVNAHHDVVGFTLPEVPEGKRWILQLDTNQTDFEAGESFDFGTEYAVTGRSVLMFELAKPVAKKRR, from the coding sequence ATGTCTGATCAATCAATGAATGACAGTGCGTCGAGCCAGGAACGTCCCGCCAGCCGTGTGAGCGAGGGCTTGCCGTACCCGTTGGGCGCGACCTGGGATGGGTCGGGCGTCAACTTTGCAATTTTTTCCGCCAACGCTACCAAGGTTGAGCTGTGCCTGTTCGATGCCGATGGCGTCGAAGAACTCGAGCGCATCGCGTTGCCTGAGTTCACCAACGAGATCTGGCACGGCTATCTGCCCGATGCGCGCCCGGGCACGTTGTATGGCTACCGTGTGCATGGTCCGTACGATCCTGCCAACGGCCACCGTTTCAATGCCAACAAGCTGCTGATCGACCCCTACGCCAAGCAGATTTCGGGCGAGCTGAAGTGGGACGACGCGCTGTTCGGCTACATCGTCGGCCACGAAGACGGCGATCTGTCGTTCGACGAGCGCGACAGTGCGCCGTTCATGCCACGCTGCCGCGTGATCGACCCGGCCTTCACCTGGGGCAGTACGGCCAAGCCGAACGTGCCATGGGAAAAGACCATATTCTACGAAACCCACGTGCGCGGCTTCACCATGCGTCACCCGTCGGTACGTGAATCCGAGCGCGGCACCTTTGCGGCGTTCCACGAAAACGACGTGGTCGAATACATTCGTACCCTGGGTGTGACCTCGGTCGAGCTGATGCCGGTCCACTATTTCCTGGATGACAATCATCTGCTGGAAAAAGGCCTGCACAACTTCTGGGGCTATAACACCCTGGGCTTCTTTGCGCCCCATGCGCGCTACATGGCGGGTTCGTCGATCGGCGAATTCAAGGTCATGGTCTCGCGCTTCCACAAGGCTGGCCTGGAAGTGATTCTCGACGTGGTCTACAACCACACTGCCGAAGGCAACGAGATGGGTCCCACCCTGTCGCTCAAGGGTATCGACAACGCCAACTACTACCGCCTGATGCCCGACGATGCGCGTTACTACATCAACGACACCGGCACCGGTAACACGCTGAACATGAGCCACCCCTGCGTACTGCAGATGGTCACCGACTCCTTGCGTTATTGGAGTTCGGAAATGGGCGTGGACGGTTTCCGCTTCGACCTGGCGACCATTCTGGGCCGCGAAGCCCATGGTTTCAGCGAAGGCGGCGGTTTCCTCGATGCCTGCCGTCAGGACCCGGTGCTGGCCAAGGTCAAGTTGGTCGCCGAGCCGTGGGACTGCGGTCCGGGCGGCTACCAGGTGGGCAATTTCCCACCGGGCTGGATGGAATGGAACGACAAGTTCCGCGACATCTCCCGCGCCTTCTGGAAGGGCGACGACGAGATGCTCGGCGACTTCGCGAAGATCTTCCTGGGCTCGGGCGACCAGTTCAACCGTCGCGGTCGCAAGCCGGCTTCTTCGGTCAACTTCATCACCGCACACGACGGCTTCACCTTGAACGACCTGGTGTCGTACAACGAGAAGCACAACGAAGCCAACGGTGAAGACAACCGTGATGGACACTCGGACAACCGTTCGTGGAACTGTGGTGTCGAAGGCCCGACCGATGATCCGGAAATCGTCGCGCTGCGCTACCGGCAGATGCGCAACCTGCTGGCCACGCTGTTCCTGGCCCAGGGCACGCCGATGCTGCTGGCCGGCGACGAATTCGCTCGTACCCAGGGTGGCAGCAACAATGCGTATTGCCAGGACAGCGAGATTGGCTGGGTGGACTGGAACATCAGCGAGCAGAGCGGCGAGCTGCAGGACTTCGTCAAGTACCTGATCGAGTTGCGCAACCGCTACCCATTGCTGCGTCGCAACCGCTTCTTCACGGGTGCCTACGACGAAAGCCTGGGCATCAAGGATGTCAGCTGGATCCAGCCCAACGGCAGCGAAATGGGTGTGGAGCAGTGGCAGGACGGCAGCAACCGCTGCATGGGTATCCTGCTCGATGGCCGCACCCAGTCCAGCGGTATTCGTCGCGCCGGCGTCGATCATTCGTTGTTGATCGTGGTCAACGCGCACCATGACGTGGTCGGCTTCACCCTGCCGGAAGTACCGGAAGGCAAGCGTTGGATTCTGCAACTGGATACCAACCAGACCGACTTCGAAGCCGGCGAGTCGTTTGACTTCGGCACTGAGTACGCAGTGACTGGGCGTTCGGTGTTGATGTTCGAACTGGCCAAGCCTGTGGCCAAGAAGCGCCGCTAA
- a CDS encoding response regulator codes for MRILLIEDDPILALLAEIALEEDGHEIIGPAYDVAGALLLAQNHGIDIAFVDINLDGHDEGVGLAQTLYEQFNIHSLFVSGQIDVAKANSGYALGLLSKPYSPNDLSRSAHIVHALVQGELPLNRPLPVPLKLFTESRGLYGKKHE; via the coding sequence ATGCGTATCCTGCTGATAGAAGACGATCCAATCCTGGCGCTACTGGCCGAGATAGCTCTGGAGGAAGATGGCCATGAGATCATCGGCCCTGCGTATGACGTGGCTGGAGCGCTGTTGCTCGCGCAAAACCATGGCATCGACATTGCATTCGTCGACATCAACCTGGATGGCCATGATGAAGGCGTAGGCCTGGCGCAGACGCTTTACGAGCAGTTCAACATTCATTCGCTGTTCGTCAGTGGCCAGATCGACGTTGCCAAGGCCAACAGCGGCTATGCGCTTGGGCTACTGTCCAAGCCCTACAGCCCCAATGACCTGTCACGCAGCGCGCATATCGTGCATGCTCTGGTCCAAGGTGAACTGCCCTTGAACCGGCCGCTGCCAGTGCCCTTGAAGCTCTTCACAGAATCGCGCGGCCTATATGGAAAGAAACATGAGTGA